DNA sequence from the Halorussus limi genome:
CGATTCACGGGAAGGCGTTCCCGGTCTCTCACGACGAGCGCGGGGTGTACGCGGGGTTGGAGCAGGAGTTCCGCGCCGGGCGCTACCACTCGCTGGTGGCGACCGAGGTACCCGACTGCTTCGAGGTGACCGCGACCACTGACCACGACGGGACGGAACTGGTGATGGGGGTGCGCCATCGGGAGCATCCCATCGAATGCGTCCAGTTCCACCCCGAGAGCGTGCTGACGGCGGTCGGCCACGACGTGATTCGGAACTTCCTCGACGGCGTCGCGTAGCGCCGTCGCTGGCGGTTGGTCGCAGGCAGTTCGTCCTGGCGATTCGGCACAGCCTTCTCAGGGTAGTCGGACTGGCGGTCGTACGGTCATCGACACTGTTGACTGACTCGCCAACTCCCTCGATACGACCGCGCGGAGCGTCCGAGCGACCTTCGTCCCGGCTTCGGATTTAAGTTTTAGTGAGTTACAATAGGACCCCTGCTGTATAGAGTCCGCCGACGACCACGATGGCCACCAGCAGGAGTTTCCACGCGACGCTCAACAGGACGCGCCCGACGAGTACGATAGCGGCAAGCGCGACGAGGCCGACGAGTAGTTGTCCGAGCGGCGTCCCGAGCAGTCCGGCGGCGAGGAGTCCAGCGTCCATGGTAAAATCAACGAGCGCACTTCACCGTAAACGTATCGCTCACTTAACACCCGACCATCCGCCGGAATCGCGTGATACCGGCGGTGTAAGGCGCAGTTACTCAAGTACTAGTTCGGTTCGCTGACTACTTTCACCGCGGTCTGCATACTCTTATTAGGGTCCGGACGCTACCATTGAGCGACCAGCCGAGAGCCGCGATTCCGTCTCGCTTGCGTCGGCGGGAAGACCCCTCGCGGCATCGTACAATTTGGAACAGAGGCATCGCAGTCCAAATAAACTTGAGTTAGTTAAAGAAATGCTTATTTGGGAGGCCTCAGAATGAAAGCGCCGTCACGAATGATACGAACTACGCCACTCGCAGGAGCGGGAATCGCCGGACAGAAGCCCGAGGTGACCGACGCATGAGCGGTGCGGGCGAACTGACGGCCGACGAACTCACGCTCCCCATCAAGCGAACCGAGGGCGAGACCCTCGAAGACCGACTCACTGACAACGCATACCACAACATCCTCCCGGCGCGCTACCTCCGGAAGAACGCCGACGGGGACCTCATCGAGGAACAGGAGGACCTGTTCCCGCGCGTCGCCGAGAACATCGCGCTCGCCGAGGCCGTCTACGAGGCCGAGAAGCGCGACGAGGACGTGACGGTCACGCCCGACCAACTCAAGCCCGACCACCCCCGCCGCGACGAACTCGCCGAGGAGGTCTTCGGTAAGGGCACCGCGGCCGACGACGACGCGGAGACGACCCTCTCGGTCTACAACGTCAACAAGTTCTCCTACGAGACGGTCGTCCCGGAACTCCCCGACGAAATCCGCGAACACGTCGAGGACGTTCGCGAGGAGTTCGAGACGCTGATGGAGGACCTCTCCTTTATGCCGAACTCGCCCACCCTGATGAACGCGGGCGACGAACTCCAGCAGCTCTCGGCCTGCTTCGTCGACTCTCCCGACGACGACATCACCAACATCCACCAGACCGCCAAGGAGGCCGCGGAGGTCTTCCAGAGCGGCGGCGGCATGGGCTACGCCTTCTGGCGGCTTCGCCCCTACGGCGACGCGGTGGGCAGCACGGGCGGCATCGCCTCCGGCCCCATCACGTTCATGCGGACCTACGACCAGATGTGCGAGACCATCGCGCAGGGCGGGGCCCGGCGCGGTGCCCAGATGGGCGTCATGCGCGTCTCCCACCCCGACGTCATCCAGTTCATTCACGCGAAGAACAAGGACGTGAGTCTCGCGCACAGCCTCCGACTGAACGACCCCGACGACTACACCCACAACTCGTTCAAGGACGCCCTCGAGGAGGCCCGCGAACTCATCGACGACGAGGGACGCGTCCCGAAGCACCTCCGGAACGCCGCCGAGGGCCACCTCTCGAACTTCAACATCTCGGTGGGCATCACCGACGACTTCATGGAGGCGGTCCAGAACGGCGAGGAGTTCACCTTCACGAACCCCCGGACTGAGGAGCCCCACATCGCCACCGAACACACGAAGGAACTCTACGAGATGTTCGGTCTCGGCGAACACGTCGAGGTCGGCGAGGAACTCTCGGTTCCGGCCGAACTCGTCTGGGACCGCATCGTTGACGGCGCCCACGAGAACGGCGAACCCGGCGTCATCTACCTCGAACGAGTCAACAAGGAACACTCCTTCGACGTGGAGGAGCATCCCGACCACCGCATCCTCGCGACCAACCCGTGCGGCGAACAGCCGCTCGAAGAGTACGAGGCCTGTAACCTCGGTCACATCAACCTCTCGACGCTGGCCGACACCGACGCGCCCGACTGGCGGGTCTGGTACGACGACCACGGCGACGAGTACGACGACTTCGAGGAGGCCGTCGACGCCTTCCTCGCCGACGCGATGGCGTGGGACGAGTTCGACCACCGCATCGAGTACGGCACCCGCTTCCTCGAGAACGTCGTCACGATGTCGGACTTCCCGGTCGACAAGATAGAGCAGAAGGTCCGAGAGATGCGCAAAATCGGTCTCGGCGTCATGGGACTGGCCCAACTCTACATCCAGTTGGGCGTCGAGTACGGCAGCGAGGCCGGC
Encoded proteins:
- a CDS encoding adenosylcobalamin-dependent ribonucleoside-diphosphate reductase, encoding MSGAGELTADELTLPIKRTEGETLEDRLTDNAYHNILPARYLRKNADGDLIEEQEDLFPRVAENIALAEAVYEAEKRDEDVTVTPDQLKPDHPRRDELAEEVFGKGTAADDDAETTLSVYNVNKFSYETVVPELPDEIREHVEDVREEFETLMEDLSFMPNSPTLMNAGDELQQLSACFVDSPDDDITNIHQTAKEAAEVFQSGGGMGYAFWRLRPYGDAVGSTGGIASGPITFMRTYDQMCETIAQGGARRGAQMGVMRVSHPDVIQFIHAKNKDVSLAHSLRLNDPDDYTHNSFKDALEEARELIDDEGRVPKHLRNAAEGHLSNFNISVGITDDFMEAVQNGEEFTFTNPRTEEPHIATEHTKELYEMFGLGEHVEVGEELSVPAELVWDRIVDGAHENGEPGVIYLERVNKEHSFDVEEHPDHRILATNPCGEQPLEEYEACNLGHINLSTLADTDAPDWRVWYDDHGDEYDDFEEAVDAFLADAMAWDEFDHRIEYGTRFLENVVTMSDFPVDKIEQKVREMRKIGLGVMGLAQLYIQLGVEYGSEAGNEIARQLMRYINHESKWTSHELAEERGSFEEWDNSKYANPTEYREWFEKQTGLDADDWEDGFAVRNHNTTTIAPTGTTSMVGNTTGGCEPIYNVAYYKNVSDDVQGDEMLVEFDDYFLRMLEDNDIDVDAVKQEAQEQMAENEFDGVEGLETVPDAIGELFVVTSDLSGKEHAAVQCACQEGVDSAISKTCNFPNDASKEDMQEVYEYIYENGGKGVTVYRDGTRSKQVLTTRADNKEFADESEAAEQLVEQIQEVFGGIDGFLDNGDVQAALDREVESILEVADGEDAEGPYASKRPRPDVLHGITQRIDTGYGKLYVNINEDDEGRPFELFANIGNSGGFTASFTEALAKTISTALRSGVDPEEIADELRGIRSPKVAWDKGEQINSIPDAIGTALRRYLDGEVEKAYPQQKNLTEVEDEVGGTEASTQTDAGTETDGGSRASSDLASSGNGPASDKEADQQDIIASGESPECPDCGSLSLYYSEGCKTCESCGWSEC